In Streptomyces chartreusis NRRL 3882, the following are encoded in one genomic region:
- a CDS encoding cytochrome P450 → MISTTTPVSDVDIFDDEVLNDPYPVYEELRDLGAAVYLPRHGCWVLPRYAQVRAALGDHGRFSSVDSVGLEPALNERRRGGVLASDPPEHEVLRGVLSESLAPRALAKLRTDIGRRAGELVAPLVERETFDVVRDLARVFPVSVVADLIGMPLAAREEVLRFADAGRAASAAARNRTAFTDVPSVRGELLTSLKAPCAVTLLSGTRSAPASPAARLPSGRARRSLRRSGR, encoded by the coding sequence ATGATCTCGACCACCACACCCGTCTCCGATGTGGACATCTTCGATGACGAGGTGCTCAACGATCCGTACCCCGTGTACGAAGAGCTGCGCGATCTCGGGGCGGCGGTCTACCTGCCGCGCCACGGCTGCTGGGTACTTCCGCGGTACGCGCAGGTGCGCGCGGCGTTGGGCGATCACGGGCGGTTCTCCTCGGTCGACAGTGTCGGTCTCGAACCGGCACTGAACGAGCGGCGCCGCGGCGGGGTCCTCGCGTCGGACCCGCCGGAACACGAGGTGTTGCGCGGTGTCCTGTCCGAAAGCCTGGCGCCGCGCGCCCTCGCCAAGCTGCGGACGGACATCGGCCGCCGGGCCGGAGAACTCGTCGCCCCGCTCGTGGAGCGCGAAACCTTCGACGTGGTCCGGGACTTGGCCCGGGTGTTCCCCGTGAGCGTCGTCGCCGACCTGATCGGGATGCCCTTGGCGGCACGGGAGGAGGTGCTGCGGTTCGCCGACGCCGGCCGCGCCGCCTCGGCGGCGGCCAGAAACCGCACAGCTTTCACGGACGTCCCCAGCGTCCGGGGTGAGCTGCTCACTTCACTGAAGGCGCCGTGCGCCGTCACCCTCCTGTCGGGGACGCGATCGGCGCCTGCTTCACCGGCCGCTCGGTTACCCTCCGGCCGAGCTCGTCGTTCCCTGCGTAGGAGTGGTCGGTGA
- a CDS encoding TetR/AcrR family transcriptional regulator has protein sequence MPTSAPPSNRFERRRAETRRALIHAARQILAETGDTSASIQAIAERADVGFGSFYNHFESKTELFEAAVVDALEEFGQNFDERLAGIDDPAELVAAGFRLSARMADSHPELMQVLRRRGLGHIHSDNGLARRALRDLEAGLASGRFPPVDPAVALSALGGTLLSLAELRFARPDVDGDQAAVNLAEMVLRMLGVPPDDAHEVARRPLPDPASPTTPTQGTTSSAGG, from the coding sequence ATGCCTACGTCAGCCCCACCCAGCAACCGGTTCGAGCGGCGCCGCGCCGAGACCCGTCGCGCGCTCATCCACGCCGCCCGGCAGATCCTCGCCGAGACCGGGGACACCAGCGCCAGCATCCAGGCGATCGCGGAGCGTGCGGACGTCGGTTTCGGCTCCTTCTACAACCACTTCGAGTCGAAGACGGAGCTGTTCGAGGCAGCGGTGGTGGACGCTCTGGAGGAGTTCGGCCAGAACTTCGACGAGCGCCTTGCGGGGATCGACGATCCGGCCGAACTCGTCGCGGCGGGCTTCCGGCTCAGCGCCCGCATGGCCGACTCCCACCCCGAGTTGATGCAGGTCCTGCGCCGCCGCGGCCTCGGTCACATCCACTCGGACAACGGACTGGCCCGGCGGGCACTGCGCGACCTCGAGGCCGGCCTCGCCTCCGGCCGCTTCCCCCCCGTCGACCCGGCGGTCGCCCTGTCCGCACTCGGCGGCACCCTGCTCTCCCTTGCGGAGCTGAGGTTCGCCCGCCCCGACGTGGACGGTGACCAGGCCGCGGTCAACCTGGCCGAGATGGTTCTGCGCATGCTGGGCGTCCCGCCGGACGACGCCCACGAGGTCGCCCGGCGCCCCCTTCCCGACCCCGCCTCACCGACCACTCCTACGCAGGGAACGACGAGCTCGGCCGGAGGGTAA
- a CDS encoding VOC family protein, which yields MSETHVDGTAVKTAHQDLHSEQGALRGEHPGRSRNPVIRVTDLAWLEFEKPDLERAEVFARDFGFQVAARTESELWLRGTFAGSPCMVIRRGRTSRFIGPAFRAAERADLDRLARATGSAVRDADVPGGGKVVDLLDPSGFPVRVVHCGEQLPALPEQQPLLLNFGTDHRRTNATQRPPREPSRIQRLGHVVLETRVFARALDWYLDTLGMIVSDFLFLDGQRDRGPTMAFIRCDLGSVPADHHTLAMHLGPGTGYVHSAYQVTDLDSIAAGGEYLKERGYKRSWGIGRHIQGSQLFDYWRDPDHFMLEHFADGDLFSSDVEPGWAPMSTSGLAQWGPPVTRDFLGASPSPQRVRDVIEALRGDNEVDPARLLGLLKAANS from the coding sequence ATGTCTGAAACCCACGTCGACGGGACCGCTGTCAAGACTGCCCACCAGGACTTGCACAGCGAACAGGGCGCCCTGCGTGGCGAGCATCCGGGCCGCTCCCGGAACCCTGTGATCAGGGTGACGGACCTGGCTTGGCTGGAGTTCGAGAAGCCGGACCTGGAGCGGGCCGAGGTCTTCGCTCGGGACTTCGGCTTCCAGGTTGCCGCACGCACGGAGAGTGAGCTGTGGCTGCGGGGCACCTTCGCGGGCTCGCCCTGCATGGTGATCCGGCGCGGTCGTACGTCCCGTTTCATCGGCCCGGCGTTCCGCGCGGCGGAGCGGGCCGACCTGGACCGGCTGGCCCGTGCCACCGGATCGGCCGTACGGGATGCCGACGTGCCCGGCGGCGGCAAGGTGGTCGACCTGCTCGACCCCTCGGGATTCCCGGTGCGGGTCGTGCACTGCGGCGAACAACTCCCCGCGCTGCCGGAACAGCAGCCGCTGCTGCTCAACTTCGGCACGGACCACCGTCGTACGAACGCCACGCAGCGGCCTCCGCGCGAGCCGTCCCGTATCCAGCGTCTCGGGCATGTGGTGCTGGAGACCCGGGTGTTCGCCCGGGCCCTGGACTGGTACCTGGACACCCTCGGGATGATCGTGTCCGACTTCCTGTTCCTGGACGGGCAGCGCGACCGCGGCCCGACGATGGCGTTCATCCGCTGCGACCTGGGCAGCGTGCCCGCCGACCACCACACCCTCGCGATGCACCTGGGTCCGGGCACGGGCTACGTCCACTCCGCCTACCAGGTCACCGACCTGGACTCCATCGCCGCCGGCGGCGAGTACCTCAAGGAGCGCGGCTACAAGCGCAGTTGGGGCATCGGCCGGCACATCCAGGGCAGCCAGCTGTTCGACTACTGGCGCGACCCCGACCACTTCATGCTGGAGCACTTCGCCGACGGTGACCTGTTCTCCAGCGACGTCGAGCCCGGCTGGGCGCCCATGTCGACCAGCGGGCTGGCCCAGTGGGGCCCGCCGGTCACCCGTGACTTCCTCGGCGCGAGCCCCTCCCCGCAGCGGGTCCGCGACGTCATCGAGGCCCTGCGCGGCGACAACGAAGTGGACCCGGCACGACTTCTCGGCCTGCTCAAAGCAGCCAACTCCTGA
- a CDS encoding fumarylacetoacetate hydrolase family protein, producing the protein MSTNVLRTADGWWVVRCDRAVPVETKAVTTAELLADRAAVHEAASSDESGTPVADLVALSPVTSPCRVVAQMVNYRSHARDSGFKGEIPPAFFRKASGSVSGPGEAVVRPAHVKFLDYEIELGLVMGASLPVGTVVEERDLPSYVAGLVITNDISAREVQLTKTQFYESKSYPTFTPTGPYLALLEPEDFTRLLDLRLKLSVNGELRQDRTLADMIVRPAQALTLLARFQTLDAGDLLLTGTPGGTALKAPPKPVEKIGALLPPAVKWKAFFKSQAKNPHYLSRGDVITATIATPDGRIDLGEQRTPVTDAK; encoded by the coding sequence ATGAGCACCAATGTCCTGCGCACCGCTGACGGCTGGTGGGTCGTCCGATGCGACCGAGCCGTCCCGGTCGAGACCAAGGCCGTGACCACCGCTGAGCTGCTGGCCGACCGCGCCGCGGTCCACGAGGCCGCCAGCTCCGACGAGTCGGGCACTCCGGTTGCCGACCTGGTCGCGCTCTCGCCGGTGACCAGCCCCTGTCGGGTGGTCGCACAGATGGTCAACTACCGCAGTCACGCCCGCGATTCGGGCTTCAAGGGAGAGATCCCGCCTGCCTTCTTCCGCAAGGCGTCCGGCTCGGTCAGCGGCCCCGGCGAGGCCGTCGTCCGCCCCGCGCACGTGAAGTTCCTCGACTACGAGATCGAACTCGGGCTCGTCATGGGCGCGTCCCTGCCCGTCGGCACCGTGGTGGAGGAGCGGGACCTGCCGTCGTACGTCGCCGGACTGGTGATCACCAACGACATCAGCGCTCGTGAGGTGCAGTTGACCAAGACCCAGTTCTACGAGAGCAAGTCATACCCGACGTTCACGCCGACCGGTCCGTACCTGGCGTTGCTGGAGCCGGAGGACTTCACCCGTCTCCTCGACCTGCGCCTGAAGCTGAGCGTCAACGGCGAGCTGCGCCAGGACCGCACCCTCGCCGACATGATCGTCCGCCCGGCCCAGGCGCTCACCCTGCTGGCTCGCTTCCAGACACTGGACGCCGGCGACCTGCTGCTCACCGGGACCCCCGGCGGCACCGCCCTCAAGGCGCCACCGAAGCCGGTCGAGAAGATCGGCGCGCTGCTGCCGCCCGCCGTGAAGTGGAAGGCGTTCTTCAAGAGCCAGGCGAAGAACCCGCACTACCTCAGCCGGGGAGACGTGATCACGGCGACGATCGCGACCCCGGACGGCCGGATCGACCTCGGCGAGCAGCGCACCCCCGTCACGGACGCGAAATGA
- a CDS encoding bifunctional 3-(3-hydroxy-phenyl)propionate/3-hydroxycinnamic acid hydroxylase: MIFERNGADVPVVIVGAGPVGVTAALLLARRGVRSVVLERHRDIYPLPRAGAYDDEVRRILQAAGVGEEFAAIARPANGLRLLDARHRVMAEFRRTEHGLHGYPQTSMFDQPELERVLRDALARRPECELRGGVEVTGIGPDTEGPVRVTYRDDDGEHHLWADAVLGCDGAGSLTRQAIGAVWEDLRFEERWTVIDVRTTADVRCWEGVDQVCDPDRPATFVRIGEDRYRWEFRLREGAEQPVRELVAPWLPPSYDGDFEVIREAQYTFRARVADRWRIGRVFLLGDAAHLTPPFIGQGLCSGLRDAYNLTWKLARVLGQGGDERLLDTYESERKPHARHVIRLAVVLGWAMTGGQDGAAAIRRRLLAAACRIPRLTTAAGRDLSPPLATGLLVRRRLRKGLAGTHCPRPWITADGRRSRLDEVLGDSFTILTTADPWPSLNALAHALGVRAIPVTGLGDDGTLAAWLRAGRADAVLLRPDRVVLDVVPAGGQDFTGTAAWASLLHSIRSPHPPRRTVDISLLRSVTR; the protein is encoded by the coding sequence ATGATCTTCGAACGTAACGGGGCAGACGTACCCGTGGTGATCGTCGGCGCCGGGCCCGTGGGCGTGACCGCCGCCCTCCTCCTGGCCCGGCGCGGAGTCCGCAGCGTCGTCCTCGAACGCCACAGGGACATCTACCCGCTCCCGCGTGCCGGCGCCTACGACGACGAGGTGCGCAGGATCCTCCAGGCCGCGGGCGTGGGCGAGGAGTTCGCCGCGATCGCCCGCCCGGCGAACGGGCTGCGGCTGCTGGACGCCCGGCACCGGGTGATGGCCGAGTTCCGCCGCACCGAGCACGGCCTGCACGGCTACCCGCAGACCAGCATGTTCGACCAGCCCGAGCTGGAGCGGGTGCTGCGCGACGCCCTGGCCCGGCGCCCGGAGTGCGAGCTCAGGGGTGGCGTGGAGGTCACCGGCATCGGCCCGGACACCGAGGGCCCCGTGCGCGTGACCTACCGGGACGACGACGGTGAGCATCACCTGTGGGCCGACGCGGTGCTCGGCTGCGACGGCGCGGGCAGCCTCACCCGCCAGGCCATCGGAGCCGTATGGGAGGACCTGCGCTTCGAGGAACGCTGGACCGTCATCGACGTCCGCACGACGGCCGACGTCCGCTGCTGGGAAGGCGTCGACCAGGTATGCGACCCTGACCGCCCGGCCACCTTCGTGCGCATCGGCGAGGACCGCTACCGCTGGGAGTTCCGGCTGCGCGAGGGGGCGGAGCAGCCGGTCCGCGAGTTGGTCGCCCCGTGGCTGCCGCCCTCGTACGACGGGGACTTCGAGGTCATCCGCGAGGCGCAGTACACCTTCCGGGCCCGCGTCGCCGACCGCTGGCGCATCGGACGGGTCTTCCTGCTCGGCGACGCCGCCCACCTCACCCCGCCGTTCATCGGGCAGGGGCTGTGTTCTGGTCTGCGGGACGCCTACAACCTCACCTGGAAGCTCGCCCGCGTGCTCGGACAGGGCGGTGACGAGCGGCTGTTGGACACCTACGAGAGTGAACGCAAGCCGCACGCCCGGCACGTGATCCGGCTCGCGGTCGTCCTGGGCTGGGCCATGACCGGCGGCCAGGACGGTGCCGCCGCGATCCGCCGCAGGCTCCTGGCCGCGGCCTGCCGCATCCCCCGGCTCACCACGGCGGCCGGCCGCGACCTCAGCCCGCCCCTGGCCACGGGACTCCTCGTACGCCGCCGCCTCCGCAAGGGCCTTGCGGGAACGCACTGCCCCCGACCATGGATCACCGCCGACGGACGGCGCAGCCGCCTCGACGAGGTGCTCGGCGACTCTTTCACCATCCTGACCACCGCCGATCCCTGGCCCTCGCTGAACGCCCTCGCCCACGCGCTCGGCGTCCGGGCGATCCCCGTGACCGGCCTCGGCGACGACGGCACACTCGCCGCCTGGCTGCGCGCCGGCCGCGCGGACGCCGTACTGCTGCGCCCCGACCGCGTCGTCCTGGACGTCGTCCCGGCCGGGGGCCAGGACTTCACCGGCACCGCCGCCTGGGCGTCCCTTCTGCACAGCATCCGCAGTCCCCACCCGCCGCGACGAACCGTCGACATCAGCCTGCTGAGGAGCGTCACCCGATGA
- a CDS encoding acetoacetate--CoA ligase, with translation MSVPEPFMTPDPQAVADSNLMDFARHVGMSGADYDALYRWSVTDLEGFWGAVWEYFDIDADTPYERVLAEERMPGARWFPGATLNYAHHALRNLADDAVAVIALDETGSCYEVTASRLRAQVASVAATLRELGVGPGDRVVGYLPNTPHAIVAFLAAASLGAVWSVCGQDYAPKAAADRFAQLEPTVLIGADGYLFNGTAHDRRDATLELAHALPTLKATLLVGHVGLPWPSRAYPSLVVPWEDAATRTEELTCTPVPFDHPLWVVFSSGTTGLPKGIVHGHGGVLLEHLKTLGLHSDLGPGERLLWYTTTHWMMWNLVASTLLTGATTCTYDGSPAPLAKPGVLWELAARHRVTVFGTSPQYLLGMAKFGIDPSVHDLSSIRVVGCTGSTLPASAYPWVRDHVGDRVLLASISGGTDVVSGFAGSAPNTPVWAGELSAPHLGVALAAYDDEGFPVVGRVGELVVTRPMPSMPLYFWNDPDGSRYRDAYFSSYPGVWRHGDWITVTGHGSVIVHGRSDSTLNRNGVRLGSADIHDVVERLPEIAEALVIGAEEDDGGYWMPLFVVPAAGVTLDDTLREKIRDAIRTGASPRHVPDEILAVPGIPHTRTGKKLEVPVKRLLQGAPVEQVVNLATVDAPDLIDYYARLGAERRDRSA, from the coding sequence ATGAGTGTGCCCGAACCTTTCATGACGCCGGATCCGCAGGCCGTCGCGGACAGCAACCTCATGGACTTCGCCCGCCATGTCGGGATGTCCGGCGCCGATTACGACGCCCTGTACCGCTGGTCGGTCACCGACCTGGAGGGCTTTTGGGGGGCGGTGTGGGAGTACTTCGACATCGACGCGGACACGCCGTACGAGCGGGTGCTGGCGGAGGAGCGGATGCCTGGAGCCCGCTGGTTCCCCGGCGCCACCCTCAACTACGCCCACCACGCCCTGCGCAACCTCGCCGACGATGCCGTGGCGGTCATCGCCCTGGACGAGACCGGCTCCTGCTACGAGGTGACCGCGAGCCGCCTGCGCGCCCAGGTCGCCTCGGTCGCGGCCACCCTGCGCGAGCTGGGCGTGGGGCCAGGCGACCGGGTGGTGGGCTATCTGCCCAACACCCCGCACGCGATCGTGGCGTTCCTGGCCGCCGCGAGCCTGGGCGCCGTGTGGTCGGTGTGCGGACAGGACTACGCCCCCAAGGCCGCCGCCGACCGCTTCGCCCAGCTCGAACCCACCGTCCTGATCGGCGCCGACGGCTACCTGTTCAACGGCACCGCCCACGACCGGCGCGACGCCACCCTCGAACTCGCCCACGCGCTGCCGACGTTGAAGGCGACGCTGCTGGTGGGCCATGTGGGCCTGCCGTGGCCGTCGCGGGCGTACCCGTCGCTGGTCGTCCCGTGGGAGGACGCCGCTACCCGCACCGAGGAACTCACCTGCACGCCGGTGCCGTTCGATCACCCTCTGTGGGTCGTCTTCTCCTCGGGCACCACGGGCCTGCCGAAGGGCATCGTCCACGGCCACGGAGGCGTCCTGCTGGAGCATCTGAAGACCCTCGGCCTGCACTCCGACCTGGGCCCCGGCGAACGGCTCCTGTGGTACACCACCACCCACTGGATGATGTGGAACCTGGTCGCCTCCACACTCCTGACCGGTGCCACAACCTGCACTTACGACGGCAGCCCGGCGCCCCTCGCCAAGCCCGGCGTCCTGTGGGAGCTGGCCGCCCGCCACCGGGTGACCGTCTTCGGTACCAGCCCCCAGTACCTGCTGGGCATGGCCAAGTTCGGCATCGACCCCTCGGTGCACGACCTGTCGTCGATCCGCGTGGTCGGCTGCACCGGATCGACCCTGCCGGCCTCCGCGTACCCCTGGGTCCGCGACCACGTCGGCGACCGCGTGCTGCTCGCGTCGATCAGTGGCGGCACGGACGTGGTGTCCGGCTTCGCCGGCAGCGCACCCAACACCCCTGTGTGGGCAGGCGAGTTGTCCGCACCCCACCTGGGCGTCGCGCTGGCCGCCTACGACGACGAGGGCTTCCCGGTCGTGGGCCGGGTCGGTGAGCTGGTCGTCACCCGCCCCATGCCGTCGATGCCGCTGTACTTCTGGAACGACCCCGACGGCAGCCGCTACCGCGACGCCTACTTCTCCTCCTACCCGGGCGTCTGGCGGCACGGTGACTGGATCACGGTCACCGGCCACGGCTCGGTGATCGTGCACGGCCGCTCCGACAGCACGCTGAACCGCAACGGTGTCCGCCTCGGCAGCGCCGACATCCACGACGTCGTCGAGCGCCTCCCCGAGATCGCGGAAGCCCTGGTCATCGGCGCGGAGGAGGACGACGGCGGCTACTGGATGCCGCTGTTCGTGGTCCCCGCCGCCGGGGTGACCCTGGACGACACCCTCCGCGAGAAGATCCGCGACGCCATCCGGACCGGTGCCTCACCCCGCCACGTCCCCGACGAGATCCTCGCAGTACCGGGCATCCCGCACACCCGCACCGGCAAGAAACTCGAAGTCCCCGTCAAACGCCTCCTCCAGGGCGCCCCGGTCGAGCAGGTCGTCAACCTGGCCACCGTGGATGCCCCGGACCTCATCGACTACTACGCCCGCCTGGGCGCTGAGCGCAGGGACAGATCGGCATGA
- a CDS encoding DoxX family protein encodes MTTAHTTLAVALALVFLPLGLAKIATVPFMRQAAAHLDMSPGLYRVIGTLEVAGAAGLLFGLASAPLGLAAAAGLAALMVAAVVVHLRHGDPPVRALPAAVLALTAVAYAGAAITAG; translated from the coding sequence ATGACAACCGCACACACCACCCTCGCCGTCGCACTGGCCTTGGTCTTCCTCCCCCTGGGACTGGCGAAGATCGCCACCGTGCCGTTCATGCGTCAGGCAGCTGCGCATCTCGACATGTCGCCGGGTCTGTACCGCGTGATCGGCACCCTGGAGGTGGCGGGAGCCGCCGGGCTGCTGTTCGGCCTGGCTTCGGCCCCGCTCGGGTTGGCCGCCGCTGCTGGGCTGGCTGCGCTCATGGTGGCTGCCGTGGTGGTTCACCTGCGCCATGGCGACCCGCCCGTGCGGGCCCTGCCCGCCGCCGTACTGGCACTGACGGCGGTGGCGTACGCCGGGGCGGCGATCACCGCCGGCTGA
- a CDS encoding ATP-binding SpoIIE family protein phosphatase: MEYTAASLVSRVAGDLGPMADEVIADVVRCLRREVPELWSNPDLVRMTSENIAEHVVGVLAGLEHGIEPSEIDPPPAELERARRLARYGTPVTALLRAFRLGQGVVLDRLLAEMPRLTKDAQLISAATRLLLAMANGYVDDASEQGVTAFQEERDRRLRWRLSLVNEAGLRIGTTLDIARTTQELADLALDHFADLVTVDLLDSVVHGDGTPAPGPLVLHRVAQASSAQGGPEPTLGLGAVRACPDGSVMARALATGRPSRHPATPTDPADAFGTHPARSTLVVPLSARGATLGVARFRRHRNPVPFDDEDLILAQEIAARAAVAIDNARRYTHARATALTLQRSLLPRRTAEQSAVDVACRYLPAGGQAGVGGDWYDVIPLSGARVALVVGDVVGHGIHAAATMGRLRTAVRTLADIDLPPEELLTHLDDVVIRLSAEASADPDTEMAGDIGATCLYAVYDPVDGRCSLARAGHVLPAVVSGDGTVDLLDLPSGPPLGLGGLPFEAAEVDLPEGSLLALYTDGLVEARDRDIEAGLTLLRHALAQPSASPEAACDTVLQALLPAGRPHDDAALLLARTRTLGDHQVAAWDVDADPAAVARARSGAIRQLSSWGLGDLDFITELVVSELVTNAIRYGRPPIRLRLIRDQSLLCEVSDAGSTTPHLRRARAFDEGGRGLLLVAQLAERWGTRHARQGKTVWAELGEEKHAGRSDPASLL, from the coding sequence GTGGAGTACACGGCCGCCAGCCTTGTGTCCCGTGTCGCCGGCGACCTCGGGCCGATGGCGGACGAGGTGATCGCGGATGTGGTGCGGTGCCTGCGGCGTGAGGTTCCCGAACTGTGGAGCAACCCGGATCTCGTCCGCATGACGTCCGAGAACATCGCCGAGCATGTCGTCGGCGTGCTGGCCGGCCTGGAACACGGCATCGAGCCGAGCGAGATAGATCCGCCGCCCGCCGAGTTGGAACGTGCACGTCGGCTGGCCCGGTACGGCACGCCGGTCACCGCGCTGTTGCGGGCCTTCCGGCTCGGTCAGGGCGTCGTCCTGGACAGACTCCTCGCCGAGATGCCGCGGCTGACGAAAGACGCGCAGTTGATCAGCGCGGCAACCCGCCTCCTGCTCGCGATGGCGAACGGATACGTGGACGACGCGTCCGAACAGGGTGTCACGGCGTTCCAGGAGGAGCGGGACCGGCGACTGCGGTGGCGGCTGTCCTTGGTGAACGAGGCCGGTCTGCGCATCGGGACCACCCTGGACATCGCTCGCACCACCCAGGAGCTGGCGGACCTCGCCCTCGACCACTTCGCCGACCTGGTCACCGTCGACCTGCTCGACTCCGTGGTCCACGGGGACGGCACCCCGGCGCCGGGCCCCCTCGTACTGCACCGGGTCGCCCAGGCGTCGTCGGCGCAAGGCGGTCCCGAGCCGACGCTTGGGCTGGGGGCGGTTCGCGCCTGTCCGGACGGATCGGTCATGGCCCGCGCCCTGGCCACCGGCCGGCCCTCCAGGCACCCGGCGACGCCGACGGATCCGGCCGACGCCTTCGGCACCCACCCTGCCCGCTCGACGCTGGTGGTGCCGTTGAGCGCCCGCGGCGCCACTCTCGGCGTCGCGCGGTTCCGCCGGCACCGCAACCCGGTTCCCTTCGACGACGAGGATCTGATCCTCGCGCAGGAGATCGCGGCCAGGGCGGCCGTGGCCATCGACAACGCCCGTCGCTACACACACGCCCGTGCCACGGCCCTCACACTCCAGCGCAGTCTGCTGCCACGGCGTACGGCGGAGCAGTCCGCCGTCGACGTCGCCTGCCGCTACCTGCCCGCCGGTGGTCAGGCCGGTGTGGGCGGCGACTGGTACGACGTCATCCCGCTGTCCGGAGCCCGGGTCGCCCTGGTCGTCGGCGACGTGGTCGGCCACGGCATCCACGCCGCCGCCACGATGGGGCGCTTGCGCACCGCGGTCCGCACCCTCGCCGACATCGACCTGCCGCCCGAGGAACTGCTGACACACCTGGACGACGTCGTCATCCGCCTGTCCGCCGAAGCCTCGGCCGACCCGGACACGGAAATGGCCGGGGACATCGGCGCCACATGCCTGTACGCCGTCTACGACCCCGTCGACGGCCGCTGCTCCCTGGCCCGCGCGGGGCACGTGCTGCCCGCCGTAGTGAGCGGCGACGGAACGGTCGATCTTCTGGACCTGCCGTCCGGCCCGCCGCTGGGCCTGGGCGGACTGCCGTTCGAGGCGGCGGAGGTCGACCTGCCCGAAGGCAGTCTCCTGGCCCTGTACACCGACGGCCTGGTCGAAGCCCGCGACCGCGATATCGAGGCAGGCCTCACCCTCCTGCGCCACGCCCTCGCACAGCCCTCCGCATCCCCGGAGGCCGCCTGCGACACCGTGCTCCAGGCCTTGCTGCCCGCAGGCCGACCCCACGACGACGCCGCTCTGCTGCTCGCCCGCACCCGCACCCTCGGGGACCATCAAGTCGCCGCCTGGGACGTGGACGCCGACCCGGCAGCCGTCGCCCGGGCTCGTTCGGGCGCCATCCGGCAGCTGTCGTCCTGGGGGCTGGGGGACCTCGACTTCATCACCGAACTGGTGGTCAGCGAACTGGTCACCAACGCCATCCGCTACGGCCGACCCCCCATCCGCCTGCGCCTCATCCGTGATCAGTCACTCCTGTGCGAGGTGTCCGACGCCGGCAGCACCACCCCCCACCTGCGCCGGGCCCGCGCGTTCGACGAGGGCGGACGCGGCCTGCTCCTTGTCGCCCAGCTCGCCGAGCGCTGGGGAACGCGCCACGCCCGGCAGGGCAAGACGGTCTGGGCCGAGCTGGGTGAGGAGAAGCACGCCGGGCGCTCGGACCCGGCCTCGCTCCTTTAG
- a CDS encoding cytochrome P450 — MPMRTEIPVYHPDLYSASAIRDTYPHYAALRALGPVVWLSKHKVYALPRYAECKQVLLDDDTFVSSGGVGLNPVANRVGQGTTLFSDGDEHARRRSLLAHRLTPRALRTMQDTVDQQAAAVVEAAAARRTVDAVEVATALPMSVVPDLVGWPQQGREHLLRWAGATFDALGPFNRQAVRTLPASLGMMRYARGVVRDRSVLDGSMGHDLLRASDEGRIMPAECVTMMIDYLAPSLDTTISAISSALYLFATHPEQWRLLKADPDLVPKAVNEIVRYESPIRAFSRTAARDTELAGVPLPKGSRVLVLYGSANRDPLEWDDPDTFDIRRDAARQLGFGQGTHGCAGQGLARLETSAMLRALIERVDRIEPTGTPEWSLNNVIHRLERLPLELIPA, encoded by the coding sequence ATGCCCATGCGCACGGAGATACCCGTCTACCACCCCGACCTGTATTCGGCGTCGGCCATCCGCGACACCTATCCGCACTACGCCGCGCTGCGCGCACTCGGCCCCGTGGTCTGGCTGAGCAAGCACAAGGTCTACGCCCTGCCGCGATACGCCGAGTGCAAGCAGGTACTGCTGGACGACGACACCTTCGTCTCCTCGGGCGGCGTCGGTCTGAACCCCGTCGCCAACCGCGTGGGCCAGGGCACCACGCTGTTCAGTGACGGCGATGAGCACGCCCGCCGCCGCTCCCTTCTCGCGCACCGCCTCACTCCCAGGGCGCTGCGCACGATGCAGGACACGGTCGACCAGCAGGCGGCCGCCGTGGTCGAGGCAGCTGCAGCCCGCCGAACGGTGGATGCGGTGGAGGTCGCCACGGCGCTGCCGATGTCGGTCGTCCCAGACCTGGTCGGCTGGCCCCAGCAGGGCCGTGAGCACCTGCTGCGCTGGGCCGGCGCCACCTTCGACGCGCTGGGCCCGTTCAACCGCCAGGCGGTGCGCACCCTTCCCGCGTCCCTCGGCATGATGCGCTACGCCCGCGGTGTCGTCCGCGACCGGTCCGTGCTGGACGGCAGCATGGGCCACGACCTGCTGCGCGCGTCCGACGAGGGCCGGATCATGCCCGCCGAGTGCGTCACCATGATGATCGACTACCTGGCGCCATCCCTGGACACCACGATCAGCGCCATCTCCAGCGCTCTGTACCTGTTCGCCACCCACCCCGAACAGTGGCGCCTGCTGAAGGCGGACCCGGACCTGGTCCCGAAGGCGGTCAACGAGATCGTCCGCTACGAATCCCCGATCCGCGCCTTCTCCCGCACTGCCGCCCGCGACACGGAACTCGCGGGCGTCCCGCTCCCCAAGGGCTCCCGGGTGCTGGTGCTCTACGGCTCCGCCAATCGCGACCCGCTGGAGTGGGACGACCCGGACACCTTCGACATCCGCCGCGACGCCGCCCGCCAACTCGGCTTCGGGCAGGGCACCCACGGCTGCGCCGGCCAGGGCCTGGCCCGCCTGGAGACCTCCGCGATGCTCCGCGCCCTGATCGAACGCGTCGACCGCATCGAGCCGACCGGGACACCCGAGTGGTCCCTGAACAACGTCATCCATCGCCTCGAGCGCCTGCCGCTCGAACTCATCCCCGCCTGA